A single Spirochaetota bacterium DNA region contains:
- a CDS encoding cold shock domain-containing protein, with product MAKGTVKWFNESKGYGFLSQDDGKDVFVHHSGIAGDGFKTLFEGDRVEFSIEQSEKGPRAVSVRTIR from the coding sequence ATGGCAAAAGGTACAGTAAAATGGTTCAATGAAAGCAAAGGTTATGGCTTTCTATCACAGGATGATGGTAAGGATGTTTTTGTTCATCATTCAGGGATTGCTGGCGACGGGTTTAAAACTCTTTTTGAAGGTGATCGAGTAGAATTTTCTATTGAACAGAGTGAAAAAGGACCCCGGGCTGTTTCAGTAAGAACCATTCGATAA
- a CDS encoding DUF2784 domain-containing protein yields the protein MLILYKILDIFFLVFHSILTVFNIVGWISVKTRKVHFFAMIVTGFSWFFLGIWYGWGYCFCTDWHWQVREMLGKPVLFNSYIQFLVYEITGYIPDATITDYFVVTIYFMSLFISTVLNIRDFKRDKKKCYS from the coding sequence ATGCTGATACTGTATAAAATTCTGGATATATTTTTTCTGGTATTTCACTCTATCCTTACGGTATTTAATATAGTTGGCTGGATTTCTGTAAAAACCAGAAAAGTTCATTTTTTTGCTATGATAGTAACAGGATTTTCATGGTTTTTTTTGGGTATATGGTATGGGTGGGGATATTGTTTTTGTACCGATTGGCATTGGCAGGTACGGGAAATGTTGGGGAAACCAGTGCTTTTTAATTCTTATATTCAGTTTTTAGTTTATGAAATAACAGGGTACATACCAGATGCCACTATAACAGATTATTTTGTAGTAACAATTTATTTCATGAGTTTATTCATTTCGACAGTATTAAATATACGAGATTTTAAGAGGGATAAAAAAAAATGCTATTCATGA
- a CDS encoding aldolase/citrate lyase family protein, with translation MKLIENLEAKLDDLMHIYGLVALKGGTEVEDMTYDELLFLKQIAINLPVIVKIGGPEARNDIRYCKSIAIDGILAPMIESEYALENFITAVLDIYKEATMPYLAINIETITAYHNLSAIYTNPYFSYINQITVGRSDLSQSMKKRVDDDDVLYATANIVKAAKLSGKVTSVGGQVNPSNAEVVQKIIQPDRINTRHLIFDCKKAENIAKSIQLGLEFELDLYRAFSNVEPAKSHIYQKRIAVTSDRLAVV, from the coding sequence ATGAAACTAATTGAAAATTTAGAAGCAAAATTAGATGATCTCATGCATATATACGGATTGGTGGCACTCAAAGGTGGCACTGAAGTTGAAGATATGACATATGATGAACTGCTCTTTTTAAAACAGATAGCTATTAATCTTCCCGTTATTGTAAAAATTGGTGGTCCAGAAGCAAGAAATGACATCAGATATTGTAAATCGATAGCAATTGATGGTATCCTGGCACCTATGATAGAGTCAGAATATGCATTAGAAAATTTTATTACAGCAGTTTTGGATATATATAAAGAGGCAACAATGCCTTATCTGGCAATAAATATTGAAACAATTACTGCATACCATAACCTTTCAGCTATATATACAAATCCATATTTTTCATATATTAATCAAATTACTGTTGGGCGAAGTGACCTGTCGCAATCAATGAAAAAGAGAGTAGATGATGATGATGTGTTATATGCTACTGCAAATATTGTTAAAGCTGCAAAATTATCAGGCAAGGTAACATCGGTAGGAGGCCAGGTAAATCCTTCAAATGCTGAAGTGGTTCAAAAGATTATTCAACCGGATAGGATAAATACACGCCATCTTATTTTTGATTGTAAAAAAGCTGAGAATATTGCAAAATCCATACAACTGGGGCTTGAATTTGAATTGGATTTGTATAGAGCTTTCTCTAATGTTGAACCCGCCAAAAGTCATATATACCAGAAAAGGATTGCCGTTACATCTGACAGACTGGCAGTTGTGTAA